A genomic segment from Streptomyces antibioticus encodes:
- a CDS encoding Gfo/Idh/MocA family protein, whose amino-acid sequence MSDLLGVAVLGAGHMGADHVRRLDRVVNGARVAAVADPDAARAREAVAGIEGASVHTETEAALDAPGVAAVLIASPGPAHEEALLAAFARELPVLCEKPMVPDAAGALRVVEAEARLGRRLAQIGFMRRYDAEYRGLKTLLDDGRLGRPLMLHCVHRNVSSPPDFTSAMLIDSSVSHEIDAARWLLGQELTAVSVLRPRPSGGAPAGLLDPQFVVFESEGGALVDVEVFVNCGFGYQVRCEAVCERGSARIGDERGPLVTTAGTAGSEVPQDYLVRFADAYDREVQAWVDATRRGRVTGPSAYDGYAASAVAEAGVTALETGRRVSVDLAPRPDPYPPAGR is encoded by the coding sequence GTGAGTGACCTGCTGGGTGTCGCGGTGCTGGGCGCCGGACACATGGGGGCCGACCACGTACGGCGTCTGGACCGGGTGGTGAACGGCGCCCGGGTCGCGGCGGTGGCCGATCCCGACGCCGCCCGCGCGCGCGAGGCCGTCGCCGGGATCGAGGGAGCCTCGGTCCACACCGAGACCGAGGCCGCGCTGGACGCGCCGGGCGTCGCGGCCGTACTGATCGCCTCCCCCGGCCCGGCCCACGAGGAGGCGCTGCTCGCGGCGTTCGCGCGCGAACTCCCGGTGCTGTGCGAGAAGCCGATGGTGCCGGACGCGGCGGGCGCGCTGCGCGTGGTCGAGGCCGAGGCCCGGCTCGGGCGGCGGCTGGCGCAGATCGGGTTCATGCGGCGCTACGACGCCGAGTACCGCGGGCTGAAGACGCTGCTGGACGACGGCCGCCTCGGGCGCCCGCTGATGCTGCACTGCGTCCACCGCAACGTCTCCTCGCCGCCGGACTTCACCAGCGCCATGCTGATCGACAGTTCGGTGTCGCACGAGATCGACGCCGCGCGCTGGCTGCTCGGCCAGGAGCTGACCGCGGTGAGCGTGCTACGGCCGCGCCCCTCCGGCGGCGCCCCGGCGGGCCTGCTCGACCCGCAGTTCGTGGTCTTCGAGAGCGAGGGCGGCGCGCTGGTCGACGTGGAGGTCTTCGTCAACTGCGGGTTCGGCTACCAGGTGCGCTGCGAGGCCGTCTGCGAGCGGGGCAGCGCGCGGATCGGCGACGAGCGCGGCCCGCTGGTGACCACCGCGGGCACGGCCGGCTCGGAGGTGCCCCAGGACTATCTGGTCCGGTTCGCGGACGCCTACGACCGCGAGGTGCAGGCATGGGTCGACGCGACCCGGCGCGGCCGCGTCACGGGCCCGAGCGCCTACGACGGCTACGCGGCCTCCGCCGTCGCCGAGGCCGGCGTCACCGCCCTGGAGACCGGGCGGCGCGTGAGCGTGGACCTCGCGCCGCGCCCGGATCCGTATCCGCCCGCCGGCCGCTGA
- a CDS encoding DNA-binding protein NsdB codes for MSGQPNTRLADLFGLAGWSKGELARLVNRQAAAMGHPQLSTDTSRVRRWIDMGEIPRDPVPRVLAALFTERLGRVVTIEDLGLVRHGRTGKRPGGGSAEHPDGLPWAPERTAAVLTEFTGMDLMLNRRGLVGAGAALAAGSALSTAMYDWLHTDPTLSADAPVIDHPLLHHADPAGFDRYEAAPIGTEEIEELERSVEVFRAWDAARGGGLQRKAVVGQLNEVGGILAYHHPTHLQRRLWGVAANLAVLAGWMSHDVGLEPTAQKYFVIAAHAAREGGDRPRAGEALSRAARQMVHLGRPDEALDLMKLAQSGAGDNVLPKTRAMFHTIEAWAQASMGKGQAMRRTLGRAEDLFVSEKGDLEPPPWMQTFKDEDLFGMQALAYRTLAEFEPQAATHAQYYAEKALALRVDGRERSKIFDHLSMASACFIADDPEQADRYARLALVSMGSNSSRRTWDRLREMYRLTAEYAGYPRISALREEIAQALPKPRGGRGAGGAVQA; via the coding sequence GTGAGCGGACAACCCAACACCCGCCTTGCGGACCTGTTCGGCCTGGCCGGCTGGTCCAAGGGTGAACTCGCGAGGCTGGTCAACCGGCAGGCGGCGGCCATGGGCCACCCCCAGCTCTCGACCGACACCTCGCGGGTGCGGCGGTGGATCGACATGGGAGAGATCCCGCGCGATCCGGTGCCGCGGGTGCTGGCGGCTCTGTTCACCGAGCGTCTCGGCCGTGTCGTGACCATCGAGGACCTCGGTCTGGTCCGGCACGGGCGTACAGGGAAACGGCCCGGCGGCGGGAGTGCGGAACATCCCGACGGCTTGCCGTGGGCGCCCGAACGGACTGCCGCGGTCCTCACCGAATTCACGGGAATGGACCTCATGCTCAACCGACGCGGCTTGGTGGGCGCGGGTGCCGCGCTCGCCGCGGGATCAGCACTCAGCACAGCCATGTACGACTGGCTCCACACCGACCCCACTCTCTCCGCCGACGCTCCCGTCATCGACCACCCCCTTCTGCACCACGCCGACCCGGCCGGGTTCGACCGCTACGAGGCCGCCCCCATCGGGACGGAGGAGATCGAGGAGCTGGAGCGCTCGGTCGAGGTGTTCCGGGCCTGGGACGCGGCCCGCGGCGGCGGGCTGCAGCGCAAGGCCGTCGTGGGACAGCTCAACGAGGTGGGCGGCATCCTCGCCTACCACCACCCCACCCATCTCCAGCGGCGCCTGTGGGGCGTCGCCGCCAACCTCGCCGTCCTCGCGGGCTGGATGTCGCACGACGTCGGCCTGGAGCCCACGGCCCAGAAGTACTTCGTCATCGCCGCCCACGCGGCCCGCGAGGGCGGTGACCGGCCGCGGGCCGGCGAGGCGCTCTCCCGGGCGGCCCGTCAGATGGTCCATCTCGGCCGGCCCGACGAGGCGCTCGACCTGATGAAGCTCGCCCAGTCCGGCGCCGGTGACAACGTGCTGCCGAAGACCCGGGCGATGTTCCACACCATCGAGGCGTGGGCGCAGGCGTCCATGGGCAAGGGCCAGGCCATGCGCCGCACCCTCGGCCGCGCGGAGGACCTGTTCGTGTCCGAGAAGGGCGATCTGGAACCGCCGCCCTGGATGCAGACCTTCAAGGACGAGGACCTGTTCGGGATGCAGGCCCTGGCGTACCGCACGCTGGCCGAGTTCGAGCCGCAGGCGGCCACGCACGCCCAGTACTACGCGGAGAAGGCGCTCGCGCTGCGCGTGGACGGGCGGGAGCGGTCGAAGATCTTCGACCATCTCTCCATGGCCTCGGCCTGCTTCATCGCCGACGATCCCGAACAGGCGGACCGGTACGCGCGGTTGGCGCTGGTGTCGATGGGCTCCAACTCCTCCCGCCGCACCTGGGACCGGCTGCGCGAGATGTACCGGCTGACCGCCGAGTACGCGGGCTACCCCAGGATCAGCGCGCTGCGTGAGGAGATCGCGCAGGCGCTGCCGAAGCCGAGGGGAGGCCGGGGCGCCGGCGGGGCCGTGCAGGCGTAG
- a CDS encoding aminoglycoside phosphotransferase family protein encodes MYAASSSVSAPPRPLHPRPGGGGGPYLAPARPAAPALGAAGVRRPAGIGAQPLSGRLDLSGPQGAQLRTALASVHRICPEFAPVQVLRRSGRSVLLVGTTGRSTAVAKCLLDHSPVWSERIRHEIAAYRTFVRQRPPVRAPRLIAADPDNCTLVIERMPGRVAALQRHPAEAPARADIRAALGAICRLNAWRPPAGTFDAPLDYPSRISRYHELGLLTDRDMGDLQKLLHGIATSAGRHGMGQFCHGDALLSNMLLSPAGPVLVDWEHAGWYLPGYDLATLWSVLGDAPVARRQIAQIAQTAGPASRDAFLVNLMLVLTREIRTYETAVQRSMHDATPTAPGAAQPGAAPSGEEQRLLLRRLHDDCQLARRAVRAAVGTR; translated from the coding sequence ATGTACGCAGCATCGTCCTCCGTGTCCGCCCCGCCCCGGCCGCTGCACCCCCGCCCGGGTGGCGGTGGCGGCCCCTACCTCGCTCCCGCCCGGCCGGCGGCCCCCGCGCTCGGCGCGGCCGGTGTCCGCCGCCCCGCGGGGATCGGCGCGCAGCCGCTCAGCGGACGGCTCGACCTGTCCGGCCCGCAGGGCGCCCAACTGCGCACCGCGCTCGCCTCGGTGCACCGGATCTGTCCGGAGTTCGCGCCGGTCCAGGTCCTGCGGCGCAGCGGCCGCTCCGTCCTGCTGGTCGGCACCACCGGCCGCAGCACGGCCGTGGCGAAGTGCTTACTGGACCACTCGCCCGTGTGGTCGGAGCGGATCCGGCACGAAATAGCGGCGTACCGCACGTTCGTCCGGCAGCGCCCTCCGGTGCGCGCGCCGAGACTGATCGCGGCGGACCCGGACAACTGCACCCTGGTCATCGAGCGGATGCCCGGCCGGGTGGCGGCACTCCAGCGGCATCCGGCCGAGGCCCCGGCCCGCGCGGACATCAGGGCGGCGCTCGGCGCGATCTGCCGGCTGAACGCCTGGCGGCCGCCGGCGGGCACCTTCGACGCCCCGCTCGACTACCCGTCCCGGATCTCCCGCTACCACGAGCTGGGCCTGCTCACCGACCGGGACATGGGCGACCTCCAGAAGCTGCTGCACGGCATCGCGACCTCCGCGGGCCGGCACGGCATGGGCCAGTTCTGCCACGGCGACGCCCTCCTGTCGAACATGCTGCTGTCCCCGGCCGGTCCAGTGCTGGTGGACTGGGAGCACGCGGGCTGGTACCTGCCGGGCTACGACCTCGCCACGCTCTGGTCGGTGCTGGGCGACGCGCCGGTGGCGCGCCGTCAGATCGCCCAGATCGCCCAGACGGCCGGACCGGCGTCCCGGGACGCGTTCCTGGTCAACCTGATGCTGGTGCTGACCCGGGAGATCCGTACCTACGAGACGGCCGTGCAGCGTTCGATGCACGACGCGACCCCGACGGCGCCGGGAGCGGCCCAGCCCGGCGCCGCGCCGTCCGGCGAGGAACAGCGGCTGCTGCTGCGGCGGCTGCACGACGACTGCCAGCTCGCCCGGCGGGCCGTGCGGGCGGCGGTCGGCACTCGCTGA
- a CDS encoding SsgA family sporulation/cell division regulator, which translates to MDITLEQPVRARLITGEDQELPVSATLRYASAEPFAVSLDFPAEVSLAGERVTWTFARALLEEGLRGPAGSGDVHIWPCGRSRTVVEFHSPLGMALLQFDSPALDRFLLRSYAVVAAGDEDVAAAVDEGLQTLLGNV; encoded by the coding sequence ATGGACATCACCCTCGAACAGCCGGTCCGCGCCCGCCTGATCACCGGCGAGGACCAGGAGCTGCCGGTCTCGGCCACGCTCCGCTACGCGTCGGCCGAACCGTTCGCCGTCTCCCTCGACTTCCCCGCCGAGGTCTCCCTCGCCGGGGAGCGGGTCACCTGGACCTTCGCCCGCGCGCTGCTGGAGGAGGGGCTGCGCGGGCCGGCGGGCAGCGGGGACGTGCACATCTGGCCGTGCGGCCGGTCGCGGACCGTCGTGGAGTTCCACTCGCCGCTCGGCATGGCCCTGCTCCAGTTCGACAGCCCCGCCCTCGACCGCTTCCTGCTGCGCAGCTACGCCGTGGTCGCGGCGGGCGATGAGGACGTCGCGGCCGCCGTCGACGAGGGACTTCAGACCCTCCTCGGCAACGTCTGA
- a CDS encoding fatty acyl-AMP ligase gives MARSLVDTLTTHATHQPDRTAYRYLVTGDLDGEIQEITYARLADRVRAVAGRLQESGLAGSRALLLHPPGLEFISAYLGCLAAGVVAVPGIPPQGHSWNSRALTRTKRLIADADARAILGSREVVASLGALADQLPELDDVARVVTEDIPDEAAAHWRRPDLTDDSVAFLQYTSGSTSAPRGVVVTHGNLMDNERIITTSMGHTPQVIEEYDHELLVSWLPVYHDMGLVGPVLNTVYLGLTTTLFSPLHFLQRPARWLEAISRYRPHTSGAPNFGYELALKHATPELLDGLDLSSWRVAFNGAEPVRPATLRRFAETFAPAGFRRESFYPCYGLAEATVMVTGGTVDEAPVLLHRENRDGNGTSDADAAAVGCGRPGEGMTVVIADPDRKEERPDGETGEIWVQGASVAQGYWRNTLATRETFRATLPGREGRFLRTGDLGFLRDGELFVTGRLKDLLVVDGRNHYPQDLELSAELCHPALRPGCTAAFSVDSGAEGEQPVLVAELTPDAAAEAEQVADLIRAAIGTAHGLSVHDVVLVHPGTIPKTSSGKIQRRATRAAYLDGTLAPVDAPVAR, from the coding sequence ATGGCTCGTTCTCTGGTCGACACGCTGACCACGCACGCCACGCACCAGCCCGACCGGACCGCCTACCGCTACCTCGTCACGGGGGATCTGGACGGGGAGATCCAGGAGATCACCTACGCCCGCCTGGCCGACCGGGTCCGGGCCGTCGCGGGCCGGCTCCAGGAGAGCGGCCTCGCCGGCTCCCGCGCCCTGCTGCTCCACCCGCCCGGCCTGGAGTTCATCTCCGCCTACCTCGGCTGCCTGGCCGCCGGTGTCGTCGCCGTGCCCGGCATCCCGCCGCAGGGCCACTCCTGGAACAGCCGTGCCCTGACCCGCACCAAGCGCCTGATCGCCGACGCCGACGCCCGCGCGATCCTCGGCAGCCGCGAAGTCGTCGCCTCCCTCGGCGCGTTGGCCGACCAGCTCCCCGAACTCGACGACGTGGCACGGGTGGTGACGGAGGACATACCCGACGAGGCCGCCGCGCACTGGCGCCGGCCCGACCTCACGGACGACTCCGTCGCCTTCCTCCAGTACACCTCCGGCTCCACCTCCGCACCCCGCGGGGTCGTCGTCACCCACGGCAACCTCATGGACAACGAGCGGATCATCACCACGAGCATGGGCCACACCCCGCAGGTCATCGAGGAGTACGACCACGAACTCCTGGTGAGCTGGCTGCCCGTCTACCACGACATGGGGCTCGTCGGCCCGGTCCTCAACACCGTGTACCTCGGTCTGACCACCACCCTGTTCTCCCCGCTGCACTTCCTCCAGCGGCCCGCCCGCTGGCTGGAGGCGATCAGCCGGTACCGCCCGCACACCAGCGGCGCCCCCAACTTCGGCTACGAACTGGCCCTCAAGCACGCCACACCCGAACTCCTCGACGGCCTCGACCTCAGCTCCTGGCGGGTGGCCTTCAACGGCGCCGAACCCGTACGGCCCGCCACCCTGCGCCGCTTCGCCGAGACCTTCGCCCCCGCCGGTTTCCGGCGCGAGTCCTTCTACCCCTGCTACGGCCTGGCCGAGGCCACCGTCATGGTCACCGGCGGCACGGTGGACGAGGCGCCGGTCCTGCTGCACCGCGAGAACCGCGACGGCAACGGGACTTCCGACGCGGACGCCGCCGCCGTCGGCTGCGGACGGCCCGGCGAGGGCATGACCGTCGTCATCGCCGACCCCGACCGCAAGGAGGAGCGGCCCGACGGCGAGACCGGCGAGATCTGGGTCCAGGGCGCGAGCGTCGCCCAGGGCTACTGGCGCAACACCCTCGCCACCCGCGAGACCTTCCGCGCCACCCTCCCCGGCCGCGAAGGCCGCTTCCTGCGCACCGGCGACCTCGGATTCCTGCGCGACGGCGAACTGTTCGTCACCGGCCGGCTCAAGGACCTCCTCGTCGTCGACGGCCGCAACCACTACCCCCAGGACCTCGAACTCTCCGCCGAGCTGTGCCACCCCGCACTCCGGCCCGGCTGCACCGCCGCGTTCTCCGTCGACAGCGGAGCCGAAGGTGAACAGCCCGTCCTGGTAGCCGAGTTGACCCCCGACGCGGCCGCCGAGGCCGAACAGGTCGCCGATCTGATCCGGGCCGCGATCGGCACCGCGCACGGCCTCTCCGTGCACGACGTCGTCCTGGTCCACCCCGGCACCATCCCCAAGACCTCCAGCGGCAAAATCCAGCGCCGAGCCACCCGCGCGGCCTACCTCGACGGCACGCTCGCCCCGGTCGACGCACCCGTCGCACGCTGA
- a CDS encoding N-acetylmuramoyl-L-alanine amidase yields the protein MRTPPTPRRAAGAVASAALLLPLLGAAPATARPPAGPPPPAGPPAQSLQRSFAAAAAEYHVPPGVLLAVSYLQSRWDGHAGAPSVTGGYGPMHLTDARTALAEAAHHTEGTEDPRGDTARAALHPAPPRTPAPAKLPARLTTLPRAAELTGLSEKELRSDPAANVRGGAALLAAAQRDLGEPASADPADWYGAVARFSGADDTATAARYADDVYDVLRTGQRRTTDAGQAMALAARPAVRPDTAQLRRAGLRTASAADTECPATVACEWIPAPYEEFGQDDYGNHDLADRPASQAVEYIVVHDTEGGWAGVIESVQDPTYVSWNYSLRSTDGHIAQHVKAKDVAWHSGNWYVNSKSVGLEHEGFLAQPDSWYTEAMYRSSARLVSYLAARYGIPLDRQHILGHDTVPGPTAAAVPGMHTDPGPYWDWRHYFDLLGKPFEAAPGGGTGVVTIRPDYAANRPPYTGCSGQGQPCPAHGSSAVRLYSDHDESSALIKDPAMGSAPTTGVNDLSSRVSTGQQFAVADTWGDWTAIWYLGQKAWFRNPSGQPAAMPSDGTLITPKAGVSSIPVYGRAYPEASAYPSGVPVQPLSPLPYTLPQGQRYVTGGKVAGEYYYSVTYDTASHRVVVGEEQYYEIQYGHRVAFVRAADVELVPAAS from the coding sequence TTGCGCACACCCCCCACTCCTCGCAGAGCCGCAGGCGCCGTGGCGTCGGCGGCTCTGCTGCTGCCGCTGCTCGGCGCGGCACCCGCCACGGCCCGGCCCCCGGCCGGACCGCCCCCGCCCGCCGGGCCCCCGGCGCAGTCCCTCCAGCGGTCGTTCGCCGCCGCGGCCGCCGAGTACCACGTGCCGCCGGGCGTGCTGCTCGCCGTGTCCTATCTCCAGTCCCGCTGGGACGGGCACGCCGGCGCGCCGAGCGTGACCGGCGGCTACGGCCCGATGCATCTCACCGACGCCCGCACCGCCCTCGCCGAGGCCGCCCACCACACCGAGGGCACCGAAGACCCCCGCGGCGACACGGCCCGCGCCGCGCTGCACCCCGCGCCGCCCCGGACGCCCGCGCCCGCGAAGCTGCCGGCCCGGCTGACCACGCTCCCGAGGGCGGCCGAACTCACCGGCCTGAGCGAGAAGGAGCTGCGCTCGGACCCCGCGGCCAACGTCCGCGGCGGCGCCGCCCTGCTCGCCGCCGCCCAGCGGGACCTGGGCGAGCCGGCGAGCGCCGACCCGGCCGACTGGTACGGCGCGGTGGCCCGTTTCTCCGGCGCGGACGACACGGCGACGGCCGCCCGGTACGCCGACGACGTGTACGACGTCCTGCGCACCGGGCAGCGCCGCACCACGGACGCCGGCCAGGCGATGGCGCTGGCCGCGCGTCCCGCCGTACGGCCGGACACCGCCCAGCTCCGCCGGGCGGGGCTGCGCACGGCGTCCGCCGCGGACACCGAGTGCCCGGCGACCGTGGCCTGCGAGTGGATCCCGGCGCCCTACGAGGAGTTCGGCCAGGACGACTACGGCAACCACGACCTGGCCGACCGCCCGGCGTCCCAGGCCGTCGAGTACATCGTCGTCCACGACACCGAGGGCGGCTGGGCCGGTGTCATCGAGTCCGTGCAGGATCCGACGTACGTCTCCTGGAACTACTCCCTGCGCTCCACCGACGGGCACATCGCCCAGCACGTGAAGGCGAAGGACGTCGCCTGGCACTCGGGCAACTGGTACGTCAACTCCAAGTCGGTCGGCCTGGAGCACGAGGGCTTCCTCGCCCAGCCGGACTCCTGGTACACGGAGGCGATGTACCGCTCGTCGGCGCGGCTGGTGTCGTATCTGGCGGCCAGGTACGGGATCCCGCTGGACCGGCAGCACATCCTGGGCCACGACACGGTGCCCGGCCCGACCGCGGCGGCCGTCCCCGGCATGCACACCGACCCGGGCCCGTACTGGGACTGGCGGCACTACTTCGACCTGCTCGGCAAGCCGTTCGAGGCGGCGCCCGGCGGCGGCACCGGTGTGGTGACGATCCGCCCGGACTACGCCGCGAACCGCCCGCCCTACACGGGCTGCTCGGGCCAGGGCCAGCCGTGCCCGGCGCACGGTTCGAGCGCGGTACGGCTGTACTCCGACCACGACGAGTCGTCGGCCCTGATCAAGGACCCGGCGATGGGCTCGGCCCCGACGACCGGGGTCAACGACCTCTCCTCGCGGGTCTCCACCGGCCAGCAGTTCGCGGTCGCGGACACCTGGGGCGACTGGACGGCGATCTGGTACCTCGGCCAGAAGGCATGGTTCCGCAACCCGTCCGGACAGCCGGCGGCGATGCCCTCGGACGGCACGCTGATCACCCCGAAGGCGGGGGTCAGCAGTATCCCGGTATACGGGCGGGCCTACCCGGAGGCGTCCGCCTACCCCTCCGGCGTCCCCGTCCAGCCGCTCTCCCCGCTGCCGTACACCCTGCCGCAGGGGCAGCGGTACGTGACCGGCGGCAAGGTGGCGGGCGAGTACTACTACTCCGTCACCTACGACACCGCCTCGCACCGGGTCGTGGTGGGCGAGGAGCAGTACTACGAGATCCAGTACGGCCACCGGGTGGCGTTCGTCCGGGCGGCCGACGTCGAGCTCGTCCCGGCCGCGTCCTGA
- a CDS encoding baeRF3 domain-containing protein, producing the protein MEHALSPATLSELRRPRPYPAVSVLTPTHRREPENAQDRVRLRNVVAEAKKQLESDPSVTRERRADVCDQLDRALAEVDLAHAEDGLVIFAAPGEHQVWSLGRSVPERVVLSDTFLTRNLVSAQAAERPFWVLSVSPDRVTLWNGGVDRVTEQRSGGFPLTSDHRENFDAERQERIGDHPSAFRDEDTRHFLREADTAMGRMLRAHPRPLYVTGEQAALSALEEIGTVTRDAVHVPHGGLAHGTADAVWQAVRPVVDAEARRRVDTVHQELESALGRKRFAAGVDEIWQNAREGRVQLLAVEENYRVTVRDDGDHLIPALGDDLDAREDIVDEIVEQCLETGADVRFVPDGTLADSDGIAGVLRY; encoded by the coding sequence ATGGAGCACGCACTCAGCCCCGCCACCCTCTCCGAACTGCGGCGCCCGCGCCCCTATCCAGCGGTGTCCGTCCTGACACCCACCCACCGCAGGGAACCGGAGAACGCCCAGGACCGGGTCCGGCTGCGCAATGTCGTGGCCGAGGCGAAGAAGCAACTCGAGTCCGATCCGTCGGTCACCCGCGAGCGGCGGGCCGACGTCTGCGACCAGCTCGACCGCGCCCTCGCCGAGGTCGACCTCGCGCACGCCGAGGACGGCCTGGTCATCTTCGCCGCGCCGGGCGAGCACCAGGTGTGGTCGCTGGGCAGGTCGGTGCCCGAGCGGGTCGTGCTTTCGGACACCTTCCTCACCCGCAACCTGGTCTCCGCCCAGGCCGCCGAACGGCCGTTCTGGGTCCTGTCGGTCTCCCCCGACCGCGTCACGCTGTGGAACGGCGGGGTCGACCGCGTCACCGAGCAGCGCTCCGGCGGCTTCCCCCTCACCAGCGACCACCGCGAGAACTTCGACGCCGAGCGCCAGGAGCGGATCGGGGACCATCCGAGCGCCTTCCGCGACGAGGACACCCGGCACTTCCTGCGCGAGGCGGACACGGCGATGGGCCGGATGCTGCGCGCCCACCCGCGTCCGCTGTACGTGACGGGCGAGCAGGCGGCGCTGTCGGCGCTGGAGGAGATCGGCACCGTCACCCGGGACGCGGTGCACGTCCCGCACGGCGGCCTCGCGCACGGCACGGCCGACGCGGTGTGGCAGGCGGTGCGTCCGGTGGTCGACGCCGAGGCCCGCCGGCGCGTGGACACGGTCCACCAGGAACTCGAATCGGCCCTCGGCCGCAAGCGGTTCGCGGCCGGCGTGGACGAGATCTGGCAGAACGCGCGCGAGGGCCGGGTGCAACTGCTGGCCGTCGAGGAGAACTACCGGGTGACGGTCCGCGACGACGGCGACCATCTGATCCCGGCCCTCGGCGACGACCTCGACGCCCGCGAGGACATCGTGGACGAGATCGTCGAACAGTGCCTGGAGACCGGCGCCGACGTGCGGTTCGTCCCGGACGGCACCCTGGCCGACTCGGACGGCATCGCGGGCGTCCTGCGCTACTGA
- a CDS encoding PP2C family protein-serine/threonine phosphatase encodes MSSPRSADHPAGRPPGRGPVDALITQTRRLRGDVDAVRRDAPKDTADPQGRWQRALYDLALRQLNDLDTHLAQLRDGPAPPAAVAAVAPAAHRRGSLLSRVGSAEWNLLTDDAVWSAELYRILGRDPAVPPLTLDELPSLVLDEDRPKLTAMVTDCLVDARPIDGEFRVVRPDGEVRTLHMMGEPVLDADGATATMWAVLRDVSELRDRRREERETRDSLHRHHRHTQHEHRLAVELQEAVLPPWRGSLRLPRRGTRRLDLAARCLPASATSLLGGDWYDALELPDGQTLLSVGDLTGHGPAVASGMAMLLGALRGMAMTGTAPAQLMSLLNQLLDSTVQPALAGAVCCRYRPDTRTLTWAQAGHPAPLLYRDGTGRRLDTPEGVLLGATSGAVYGQAEVTLEAGDVLLLHTAGLGDADTPQRLLGLAPLLCEARTAQDGLRAVMTEFEAGERADDACVLLARVTG; translated from the coding sequence ATGTCGTCCCCCCGCTCCGCGGACCATCCCGCCGGCCGGCCGCCGGGACGCGGCCCGGTCGACGCGCTGATCACGCAGACGCGACGGCTCCGGGGCGACGTGGACGCCGTACGACGGGACGCGCCGAAGGACACCGCGGACCCGCAGGGACGCTGGCAGCGCGCGCTCTACGATCTGGCGCTGCGTCAGCTCAACGACCTCGACACACACTTGGCGCAGTTACGGGACGGCCCCGCGCCGCCCGCCGCGGTGGCCGCCGTCGCACCGGCCGCCCACCGGCGCGGCTCCCTGCTCAGCCGGGTCGGCAGCGCCGAATGGAACCTGCTGACGGACGACGCCGTGTGGTCCGCGGAGCTGTACCGCATCCTCGGCCGCGATCCGGCCGTGCCCCCGCTCACCCTGGACGAACTGCCGTCCCTGGTCCTCGACGAGGACCGGCCGAAGCTGACGGCCATGGTCACGGACTGTCTCGTGGACGCCCGGCCCATCGACGGCGAGTTCCGTGTCGTCCGGCCCGACGGCGAGGTGCGCACCCTGCACATGATGGGCGAACCGGTGCTCGACGCCGACGGCGCCACCGCCACCATGTGGGCGGTCCTGCGCGACGTGAGCGAACTGCGCGACCGCCGGCGGGAGGAGCGCGAGACCCGTGACTCGCTGCACCGCCACCACCGGCACACGCAGCACGAACACCGGCTCGCGGTCGAGTTGCAGGAGGCCGTGCTGCCCCCCTGGCGCGGCTCCCTGCGACTCCCGCGCCGGGGCACCCGCCGCCTGGACCTCGCCGCACGCTGTCTGCCCGCCTCGGCCACCTCCCTGCTCGGCGGCGACTGGTACGACGCGCTCGAACTCCCCGACGGCCAGACCCTGCTGAGCGTCGGCGACCTCACCGGGCACGGCCCGGCCGTCGCCTCCGGCATGGCGATGCTGCTCGGCGCCCTGCGCGGCATGGCGATGACCGGCACCGCCCCCGCCCAACTGATGTCCCTGCTCAACCAGTTGCTGGACAGCACCGTGCAACCCGCCCTGGCCGGCGCCGTCTGCTGCCGCTACCGGCCCGACACCCGCACCCTGACCTGGGCGCAGGCCGGACACCCCGCCCCGCTGCTGTACCGCGACGGGACGGGGCGACGGCTGGACACCCCCGAGGGCGTACTCCTCGGCGCCACCTCGGGCGCCGTCTACGGACAGGCCGAAGTGACCCTCGAAGCGGGCGATGTGCTCCTGCTGCACACCGCCGGGCTGGGGGACGCGGACACACCGCAGCGGCTCCTCGGCCTCGCTCCCCTCCTGTGCGAGGCACGCACCGCGCAGGACGGCCTACGGGCGGTCATGACGGAGTTCGAGGCGGGCGAACGCGCGGACGACGCCTGTGTCCTCCTCGCCCGCGTCACCGGCTGA